One genomic window of Mucilaginibacter sp. SJ includes the following:
- a CDS encoding LLM class flavin-dependent oxidoreductase: MSTNKIKLSVLDQSPIRKGATAEQAIQETIQLAKYTDTLGYTRFWISEHHNMGIIAGSTPEVLLAHLAGETKNMRMGSGGIMMPNHSTLKVAENFRMLEALFPGRIDLGMGRAPGTDRITAAALNPSNQFREQDFVEQLADLQNYFHDTYEPGTIQARIRAIPQIKTVPNMWLLSSSGQSGLFAAHFGMGFSFAHFINPNGGPESVKMYKERFQPSDDLQQSQANVAVFIFCSEDEEKVRQHQAVMDHRFLQFEKGGPIVPLSYEDVKDVEYTPTEQERIRYNRYRVIAGSPTELKLKLSWLANDYEVDEIMAVTITENFEDRLESYRLLAEQFELL; encoded by the coding sequence ATGAGCACAAACAAGATTAAACTGAGCGTGCTCGACCAGTCGCCGATTAGAAAAGGGGCTACTGCCGAGCAGGCCATACAGGAAACCATACAACTGGCAAAATATACCGATACCCTTGGCTATACCCGCTTTTGGATTTCAGAACATCATAATATGGGTATTATAGCAGGCTCAACGCCCGAAGTGTTATTAGCCCATTTGGCAGGTGAAACTAAAAACATGCGCATGGGTTCGGGTGGTATTATGATGCCTAACCACAGTACACTAAAAGTTGCCGAAAACTTTCGGATGCTGGAAGCGCTGTTTCCCGGCCGGATTGACCTTGGAATGGGCCGCGCGCCGGGTACCGACAGGATTACAGCCGCCGCGCTGAATCCTTCAAATCAGTTCAGGGAGCAGGACTTTGTTGAGCAACTGGCCGATCTGCAGAATTACTTTCATGATACTTACGAACCGGGAACCATACAAGCGCGTATCAGGGCTATCCCGCAGATTAAAACCGTGCCTAACATGTGGTTGCTAAGCTCAAGCGGGCAAAGCGGCTTGTTTGCGGCACATTTTGGCATGGGTTTTTCCTTCGCTCATTTTATTAACCCTAACGGTGGCCCCGAAAGTGTTAAAATGTACAAGGAACGTTTTCAACCGTCGGATGACTTACAACAGTCACAAGCCAACGTGGCTGTGTTTATCTTTTGTTCTGAAGATGAGGAAAAGGTTAGGCAGCACCAGGCCGTGATGGACCATCGCTTTCTGCAGTTTGAAAAAGGTGGGCCAATAGTGCCGCTAAGCTATGAGGATGTAAAAGATGTGGAGTATACCCCAACCGAACAGGAGCGCATCCGTTATAACCGTTACCGGGTAATTGCGGGTTCGCCTACTGAGCTAAAGCTCAAATTAAGCTGGCTTGCCAATGATTATGAGGTGGATGAAATTATGGCTGTTACAATAACTGAAAATTTTGAGGATAGGCTGGAATCGTACCGCTTATTGGCCGAACAGTTTGAATTATTATAA
- a CDS encoding pyridoxal phosphate-dependent aminotransferase translates to MSVSLLAQNLHGSEIIKIAGEINELKRQGQNIANLTIGDFDSNIYPIPTPLKEKIIDAYNHNQTNYPAADGMLDLRQSVSGFLKRSLGLDYAPNQILISGGSRPLIYSIFLAVVNPGEKVVFPAPSWNNNHYSDLLNADAVIIPTAPENNFMPTADDIRPHLKGAALLALCSPLNPTGTMFSKKDLEEICDLVIAENKSRAAGEKPLYLLYDQIYSQLTFGEHKHYDPVTLRPELKDYAIFVDGGSKCFAATGVRVGWGFGPALVIENMKAIVGHMGAWSPKPEQMAMAKFLTDGADVNSYLADLKGKIQASLTALHEGFQEMKASGLNVDSIEPMGAIYLTLKIDYSGKTTPDGKVLKDSADINFYLIKEAGAAFVPFSAFGTGDEVNWFRASVGATPLHEIEGLIPRVKAALSKLK, encoded by the coding sequence ATGAGTGTTTCCTTATTAGCTCAAAATTTGCATGGCTCGGAGATCATCAAGATTGCGGGCGAGATCAACGAATTAAAACGACAAGGCCAGAATATCGCCAACCTTACCATCGGCGATTTCGATTCCAATATTTATCCTATTCCAACTCCTCTAAAGGAAAAGATTATTGACGCCTATAATCATAATCAAACCAACTACCCGGCTGCTGATGGCATGCTTGATCTGCGCCAAAGCGTAAGCGGGTTTTTAAAAAGAAGCTTAGGGCTTGATTATGCGCCAAATCAAATCCTGATTTCCGGAGGTTCGCGCCCGCTGATCTATTCTATATTTTTGGCGGTAGTTAACCCCGGCGAAAAAGTGGTTTTCCCTGCACCGTCATGGAACAATAACCATTACAGCGATCTGCTGAATGCCGATGCAGTGATTATCCCTACCGCTCCTGAAAATAATTTTATGCCTACGGCAGATGATATTCGCCCGCATTTAAAAGGAGCGGCTTTGCTGGCGTTGTGTTCGCCTTTAAATCCTACCGGTACTATGTTCAGCAAAAAGGACCTGGAAGAGATCTGCGACCTTGTAATTGCCGAAAACAAGAGCCGTGCAGCGGGTGAGAAACCACTGTATTTATTATACGATCAAATCTACTCGCAGTTAACTTTTGGTGAGCATAAACATTACGATCCGGTAACCCTTCGTCCTGAATTAAAGGACTACGCCATTTTTGTAGATGGCGGTTCAAAATGCTTTGCAGCAACAGGTGTACGCGTGGGCTGGGGTTTTGGTCCGGCATTGGTTATAGAAAATATGAAAGCCATAGTAGGGCATATGGGTGCCTGGTCGCCAAAGCCCGAGCAAATGGCTATGGCCAAATTTTTAACCGATGGGGCTGATGTAAACAGTTACCTTGCCGATTTAAAAGGAAAGATCCAGGCAAGCTTAACTGCCCTGCACGAAGGTTTCCAGGAGATGAAAGCCAGCGGTTTAAATGTAGACTCGATTGAACCGATGGGCGCTATCTACCTTACCCTGAAAATAGATTACAGCGGCAAAACCACTCCGGACGGTAAAGTGCTGAAAGATTCGGCAGATATAAACTTTTATTTGATTAAAGAAGCAGGAGCTGCATTTGTTCCATTCTCTGCTTTTGGCACTGGCGACGAGGTTAACTGGTTCCGTGCATCGGTAGGTGCCACCCCACTTCATGAAATTGAAGGGCTGATACCAAGAGTGAAAGCGGCGTTGAGTAAGTTAAAATAA
- a CDS encoding DEAD/DEAH box helicase → MLRVDSSKPCQIIYAIARHDYLSYVIEPHIVQLNPNGEFSLTHQRLFSNTAKEFCEFLDDTDIRLIKLLEEMEQGNVIKRYYKKPIRPFEFFSKIFNEQMFDMIRPKLEKRIAEALSLLCGKQVYQMSKEGYPGERKLQLATEAASVLFHFRRSEEEIRYFPTIKYQGMRIEFMFKNAEIICNHPAWMLLDDTLYYFDKEIEGKKLQPFLNKRFIAIPKSSEQSYFEKFVAPLIEKHNVYAEGFIINTEKYDACPILKPIYIEGGTSQLQLSFKYAGYVFPYGDGRHISVRMEKTGDDYLFHRIKRSTTWEKGKMHQLEQLGLKIASSLFQNLEVAGHDEDDDRSFSVFEWLNQHHGQLIEQGFELEQPEGQKRYVFGSSKIELEVTENNDWFDINAMVSFGPYRIPFIQLKNHILNHKKEFTLPSGEIAVIPEKWFSQYGNLLHFTEGSNDLKLRRHHIGLITDLAEGEMANVTMTRKLQKLTNFDELEDAPMPVNFEGNLRPYQKAGYNWFHFLKQYHFGGCLADDMGLGKTIQTLSLLQKHKEDTEEAGGKATSLVIMPTSLIYNWLNEARKFAPQLKLMVHTGTMRYRSAEVFANYDVVITTYGISRIDIEMFKGFFFDYVILDESQNIKNPSSKSYQAVKQLKSRFKLILSGTPVENSVNDLWTQMSFINPGLLGAQQFFQNEFVAPIEKKKDEDKARKLQALIKPFVLRRTKEQVATELPPKTENLFYCQMTEEQSSVYEEVKSEYRNELLKSLEDGTFAKTQIQVLQGLIKLRQIANHPIMIDKDYEGDSGKFEDVVHTLGNVLDGGHKVLIFSQFVKQLSIYREHFERVGIPYVYLDGATQNRGDVVKQFQEDEKTRVFLISIKAGGVGLNLTEADYVFILDPWWNPAVEQQAIDRTHRIGQTKNVFIYKFITKDSVEEKILALQQRKLSLSRALITTEESFIKSLTAEDIKEILG, encoded by the coding sequence ATGTTACGCGTCGACAGTTCCAAACCATGCCAAATTATTTATGCCATTGCCAGGCATGACTACCTGTCGTATGTTATTGAACCACACATTGTTCAGCTTAATCCCAATGGTGAATTTTCATTAACACACCAGCGTTTATTTTCCAATACAGCCAAAGAGTTTTGCGAGTTTCTGGATGATACTGATATCAGATTGATCAAATTGCTGGAGGAGATGGAGCAGGGTAACGTGATCAAAAGGTATTATAAAAAGCCAATCCGCCCGTTCGAGTTTTTCTCCAAGATCTTCAATGAGCAGATGTTCGATATGATCCGCCCCAAACTGGAGAAACGCATTGCCGAGGCCTTATCGTTACTTTGCGGCAAGCAGGTATACCAGATGAGCAAGGAAGGTTATCCCGGCGAGCGTAAGCTTCAGCTGGCTACCGAGGCGGCATCAGTGTTATTTCATTTCAGGCGCAGTGAAGAAGAGATCAGGTATTTCCCTACCATCAAATACCAGGGCATGCGCATTGAGTTCATGTTTAAAAATGCTGAGATCATTTGCAACCACCCGGCCTGGATGCTGCTTGACGATACCCTGTATTATTTTGATAAGGAGATTGAGGGTAAAAAGCTGCAGCCGTTCCTGAATAAGCGCTTCATTGCCATCCCTAAATCATCGGAACAATCATACTTTGAAAAGTTTGTTGCCCCGCTTATCGAAAAGCATAATGTTTACGCTGAGGGTTTCATCATTAATACCGAAAAGTATGATGCCTGCCCTATACTGAAACCTATTTATATTGAAGGCGGCACTTCACAGCTGCAACTTTCTTTTAAGTATGCCGGCTATGTATTTCCTTATGGCGATGGCAGGCACATTTCTGTGCGGATGGAAAAAACGGGCGATGATTACCTGTTTCACCGTATTAAACGTTCAACCACCTGGGAAAAAGGCAAAATGCACCAATTGGAGCAATTGGGGCTTAAAATAGCTTCCTCATTGTTCCAAAACCTTGAAGTTGCCGGCCACGATGAAGATGATGATCGCTCGTTCTCGGTTTTTGAATGGCTTAACCAGCATCATGGTCAGCTTATTGAACAGGGTTTTGAGCTGGAACAGCCCGAAGGGCAAAAACGCTATGTATTTGGCAGTAGTAAAATTGAGCTTGAAGTAACAGAAAATAACGACTGGTTTGATATTAACGCCATGGTGAGCTTCGGCCCCTACCGCATTCCTTTTATCCAGCTTAAAAATCATATCCTCAATCATAAAAAGGAATTTACATTACCATCGGGCGAGATAGCCGTGATTCCCGAAAAATGGTTTTCACAATACGGCAACCTGCTGCACTTTACCGAAGGCAGCAATGATTTAAAACTTCGCCGTCATCATATTGGCCTCATCACAGACCTTGCCGAAGGCGAAATGGCCAACGTCACCATGACCCGCAAGCTGCAAAAGCTTACTAATTTTGATGAGCTTGAGGATGCGCCAATGCCTGTTAATTTTGAAGGTAATTTGAGGCCGTACCAAAAAGCGGGCTATAACTGGTTTCACTTTTTAAAACAATACCACTTTGGCGGCTGCCTTGCCGATGATATGGGTTTGGGTAAAACCATCCAAACTTTATCGCTGCTGCAAAAGCACAAGGAAGATACTGAAGAGGCTGGAGGAAAAGCCACTTCGCTGGTGATCATGCCAACCTCGCTGATCTATAACTGGCTTAATGAGGCCCGCAAATTTGCCCCGCAGTTAAAGCTTATGGTACATACAGGCACCATGCGCTACCGCAGTGCCGAAGTGTTTGCCAATTACGATGTGGTGATCACCACCTATGGTATCAGCCGCATTGATATTGAAATGTTTAAGGGTTTCTTTTTTGATTACGTGATCCTGGATGAAAGCCAGAATATTAAAAATCCGTCGTCAAAATCATACCAGGCGGTTAAACAGCTCAAATCGCGCTTTAAACTGATCTTGAGCGGGACCCCGGTCGAAAATTCGGTTAACGATTTGTGGACACAAATGTCGTTCATTAACCCTGGTTTATTGGGCGCGCAACAATTTTTCCAAAACGAGTTTGTGGCTCCTATAGAAAAGAAAAAGGATGAAGATAAGGCCCGCAAACTTCAGGCTCTGATCAAGCCATTTGTGTTACGCCGCACCAAAGAGCAGGTAGCAACAGAATTGCCACCCAAAACTGAAAATCTTTTCTACTGTCAGATGACCGAAGAACAATCCTCGGTTTATGAAGAGGTAAAATCCGAATACCGGAATGAGTTGCTGAAAAGCCTGGAGGATGGCACGTTCGCTAAAACACAGATCCAGGTATTACAGGGCTTGATCAAGCTAAGGCAAATTGCTAACCACCCTATCATGATTGACAAGGATTATGAAGGCGACAGCGGTAAATTTGAAGATGTGGTGCATACCTTAGGCAACGTGCTTGATGGCGGCCACAAAGTGCTCATATTTTCGCAGTTTGTAAAACAGCTTAGCATTTACCGCGAACATTTTGAGCGGGTTGGCATTCCTTACGTTTATCTGGATGGTGCTACGCAAAACCGGGGCGATGTGGTTAAGCAATTTCAGGAGGATGAAAAAACGCGTGTGTTCCTGATCTCGATAAAAGCGGGGGGCGTAGGCCTTAATCTTACCGAAGCCGATTATGTGTTCATCCTTGATCCATGGTGGAACCCGGCTGTTGAGCAGCAGGCTATCGACCGTACGCACCGCATTGGCCAAACCAAAAACGTGTTCATCTATAAATTCATCACCAAAGATTCGGTTGAAGAAAAGATTTTGGCCCTGCAGCAACGTAAGCTCAGCCTGTCAAGAGCATTAATCACTACCGAAGAAAGCTTTATTAAATCGCTTACCGCCGAGGATATTAAAGAGATATTGGGGTAA
- a CDS encoding PIG-L family deacetylase, producing the protein MKRIHLIAVFLFTTAFSKAQTNPPTDLGTIQQNLRKLDVLGSVLYVAAHPDDENTRLLAYLAQEKHYRTGYLSLTRGDGGQNLIGNEQSELLGLIRTQELLAARRIDGAEQFFTRANDFGFSKGPEETLKIWDKEKVLGDVVWVIRKFRPDVIICRFPTTGEGGHGHHTSSAILAQEAFTAAADPNRYPEQLKYVKPWQAKRLMWNTFSFGSVNTTAPDQFKIDVGVYNPILGKSYGEIAAESRSNHKTQGFGSAKQRGESYEFFKTILGDAPQNDLMDGVNTSWKRVKDGDAIAALASVISRNFISEAPEKSVPALVQLLAKVEKVPDIYWREQKTKELSSLIAACAGLWFEAYATEPTYSLGDKIGVRAQVVNRFNYRVKINNIDANDSSLALQSTEIPFNQLQTFETTAAASMLTQPYWLAAPHPIGVYTLPDNTLAGNPENPDLPKVTFQFIIEGKPINIDRRIVYKYVDPVRGEVYQPIEITPPVTANVEDKDYIFSTQQAQTILVKLKSFTKASGTISLKPAAGWKINPEKIDFTDKDKNEEWSVAFTVSPTDTKTKTTDLEAVVNANGKPFSLSLHRIRYDHVPAITLFPTAQTKLVYLDLKNNGKRIGYIAGAGDQMPEALRQVGYEVHMLSENEVMNGDLSGYDAIVTGVRAYNVKERLAYQQSKLMAYVKNGGNLVVQYNNNNGIVVKQIGPYPFTVVNRRVTDENAEITVLDPQNPVLNYPNKITNDDFNGWIQERGLYYVSNIDPQYKPILQMHDKGEEPLNGSLIVGDYGKGRFIYTSLAFFRELPAGVPGAYRLFINLLSKPK; encoded by the coding sequence ATGAAGCGTATCCACCTCATTGCAGTATTCCTGTTTACAACTGCATTTTCAAAAGCCCAAACCAACCCGCCTACCGATCTCGGTACCATTCAGCAAAACCTTAGAAAGCTTGATGTGCTTGGCAGCGTATTGTATGTTGCGGCGCATCCCGATGATGAAAATACCCGGCTGCTGGCTTACCTGGCCCAGGAAAAGCATTATCGTACCGGCTACCTGTCGCTAACCCGCGGCGATGGTGGGCAAAACCTGATAGGCAATGAACAAAGCGAATTACTTGGTTTGATCCGTACGCAGGAATTGCTGGCTGCCCGCCGGATTGATGGCGCCGAACAATTTTTTACCCGTGCTAATGATTTCGGCTTTTCAAAAGGACCGGAAGAAACGCTTAAAATCTGGGATAAGGAAAAGGTACTGGGTGATGTAGTTTGGGTGATCCGCAAATTCAGGCCGGATGTGATCATTTGCCGCTTCCCAACAACCGGCGAGGGGGGCCATGGGCATCATACCTCTTCGGCTATATTAGCGCAGGAAGCTTTTACAGCCGCAGCCGATCCAAACCGTTATCCTGAGCAATTAAAATATGTAAAGCCATGGCAGGCCAAACGCCTTATGTGGAACACCTTCAGCTTTGGCAGCGTTAATACCACTGCTCCCGATCAATTTAAAATTGATGTAGGTGTTTATAACCCAATCTTAGGTAAAAGTTATGGCGAAATTGCTGCTGAAAGTCGCAGTAATCATAAAACCCAGGGCTTTGGCTCGGCCAAACAACGCGGCGAATCATACGAGTTTTTTAAAACTATTTTGGGCGATGCCCCTCAAAACGATTTGATGGATGGTGTTAATACTTCCTGGAAACGGGTTAAGGATGGCGATGCAATTGCGGCCCTGGCAAGCGTGATCAGCCGTAACTTTATCAGCGAAGCGCCCGAAAAATCAGTACCTGCATTGGTGCAATTACTGGCAAAAGTGGAGAAAGTACCAGACATCTACTGGCGCGAACAGAAAACTAAAGAACTAAGCAGCCTCATTGCCGCATGTGCAGGTTTATGGTTTGAGGCTTATGCTACCGAACCAACTTACTCACTGGGCGATAAGATTGGCGTACGGGCACAGGTGGTTAACCGTTTTAATTATCGCGTTAAAATAAACAACATTGATGCCAATGATAGCTCTTTGGCTTTGCAAAGCACGGAGATCCCATTTAATCAACTGCAAACGTTTGAAACTACTGCCGCTGCTTCCATGCTAACGCAGCCTTACTGGCTGGCTGCACCCCATCCAATAGGTGTTTACACGTTGCCGGATAACACGCTTGCCGGTAACCCCGAAAACCCTGACCTGCCAAAAGTTACTTTCCAATTTATTATTGAGGGTAAGCCCATCAATATCGACCGCCGAATTGTATATAAATACGTTGACCCGGTTAGGGGCGAGGTTTATCAGCCTATTGAAATAACACCGCCTGTAACCGCTAACGTTGAAGACAAGGATTATATTTTCAGTACGCAACAAGCACAAACAATACTGGTAAAGTTGAAAAGTTTTACCAAAGCAAGCGGTACCATCAGCCTGAAACCCGCTGCCGGCTGGAAAATAAATCCCGAAAAAATTGACTTCACCGATAAGGACAAAAATGAGGAATGGTCGGTAGCATTTACAGTTAGTCCAACCGATACCAAAACCAAAACAACCGATCTGGAAGCGGTGGTTAACGCCAATGGCAAACCATTTTCACTTAGTCTTCACCGGATCAGGTATGACCACGTGCCGGCCATTACTTTGTTTCCGACTGCGCAAACAAAGCTTGTTTACCTCGACCTGAAAAACAACGGCAAAAGAATAGGCTACATTGCCGGTGCCGGCGACCAAATGCCCGAAGCTTTGCGCCAGGTAGGCTACGAAGTACACATGCTAAGCGAAAACGAAGTAATGAACGGTGATCTTTCAGGCTACGACGCCATCGTAACCGGCGTACGTGCATACAATGTGAAAGAGCGACTTGCTTATCAGCAATCGAAGTTAATGGCATATGTTAAGAACGGCGGCAACCTGGTAGTGCAATACAATAACAACAATGGCATCGTGGTAAAACAGATAGGCCCATATCCGTTTACCGTAGTGAACAGGAGGGTTACTGATGAAAATGCGGAGATAACTGTCTTAGATCCGCAAAACCCGGTGCTGAATTACCCTAACAAAATAACTAATGACGATTTCAACGGATGGATCCAGGAACGCGGTTTATATTATGTAAGCAATATCGATCCGCAATATAAGCCCATTCTCCAAATGCACGATAAAGGCGAAGAACCACTTAACGGGTCACTTATAGTTGGCGATTATGGTAAGGGCAGGTTTATATACACTTCCCTGGCATTTTTCAGGGAGCTACCTGCCGGTGTGCCCGGAGCTTACAGGTTGTTCATTAACTTGCTGAGCAAGCCAAAGTAA
- a CDS encoding TetR/AcrR family transcriptional regulator yields MEKDKIDKKDHILDVAEKVFADLGYDGASTRTISGEAGVNMAMLNYYFGSKEGLFLAIFQRKINSFRTLLQNIGNDESMSAWDKLDKCIDNYVERIIANNCFQKLINREVSMNKREDLTDKIIEILMVNVYEVKRIMEEGVNNGLFYKDVDIPLVIATLFGTKNYIVNMPQISSLILGHDIRDEKFMENELKPRVKTYMKRLLKAYLVKEHDNSK; encoded by the coding sequence ATGGAAAAAGATAAAATAGATAAAAAAGACCACATCCTCGACGTAGCCGAAAAGGTGTTTGCGGATTTGGGTTATGACGGTGCCTCCACCCGTACCATATCGGGCGAAGCCGGTGTAAACATGGCTATGCTCAATTACTATTTTGGATCAAAAGAAGGGCTATTCCTGGCAATTTTTCAACGCAAAATCAATTCGTTCCGCACGCTGCTGCAAAACATCGGTAATGATGAAAGCATGTCGGCCTGGGATAAACTGGATAAATGTATTGACAATTACGTTGAGCGTATTATCGCCAACAATTGCTTTCAAAAGCTCATCAACAGGGAAGTATCCATGAACAAACGCGAAGATCTTACGGATAAGATCATCGAAATACTGATGGTAAATGTTTATGAGGTAAAAAGGATTATGGAAGAGGGCGTAAACAACGGCCTGTTTTATAAAGATGTTGATATCCCCCTCGTAATTGCCACCCTCTTCGGCACCAAAAATTATATAGTTAACATGCCGCAGATATCATCATTAATACTGGGACATGATATTCGTGATGAAAAGTTTATGGAAAATGAACTGAAACCACGTGTTAAAACATACATGAAAAGACTTTTAAAAGCTTATTTAGTAAAAGAACATGACAACTCAAAATAA
- a CDS encoding acyl-CoA desaturase has protein sequence MVIIIFFIAHWFLSLFFQTFFLHRYASHKMFTTNKFYEGMFYLLTYVCQGSSFLNPRAYAIMHREHHAYSDTEKDPHSPHFFRDVFQMMVYTAKSYSLHVRKLKDPEERFKGNIPEWRFVDLIGSSIVSRISFGILYVLFYVEFATAWWMYLLIPIHFLMGPIHGAIVNWCGHKYGYQNFDNGDKSKNTTPFDFLMLGELFQNNHHKHPNKANFGAKWFEIDPVYPVMKLMHWMRIIKLRKAYL, from the coding sequence ATGGTTATTATCATATTCTTCATAGCGCACTGGTTTCTGTCGCTATTCTTTCAAACGTTCTTCCTGCACAGGTATGCATCTCACAAAATGTTCACTACCAATAAATTTTACGAAGGAATGTTTTACCTGCTCACTTATGTTTGCCAGGGATCGTCATTTTTAAACCCAAGGGCCTATGCCATTATGCACCGTGAGCACCATGCATATAGCGATACCGAAAAGGATCCGCATTCGCCTCATTTTTTTAGAGATGTTTTCCAGATGATGGTTTATACTGCTAAAAGCTACAGCCTGCATGTAAGGAAACTGAAGGATCCGGAGGAGCGTTTTAAAGGTAATATTCCTGAATGGCGTTTTGTCGATTTAATTGGTTCATCAATTGTATCCCGTATCTCGTTCGGTATTTTGTATGTTTTATTTTATGTGGAGTTCGCTACCGCCTGGTGGATGTACCTGCTGATCCCTATTCACTTTTTAATGGGCCCAATCCATGGCGCTATCGTAAACTGGTGTGGTCATAAATACGGTTATCAAAACTTTGATAATGGCGATAAATCAAAAAACACAACTCCATTTGATTTTTTAATGCTGGGCGAGCTGTTTCAGAATAATCACCACAAACACCCCAACAAAGCCAATTTTGGCGCCAAATGGTTTGAGATAGACCCGGTTTACCCCGTAATGAAACTCATGCACTGGATGCGGATAATTAAATTGCGTAAAGCGTATTTATAG